Proteins encoded together in one Peribacillus asahii window:
- a CDS encoding mechanosensitive ion channel family protein, with protein MNFLTFSENILEYINEFLLVRIIILAFIFLVISYIINKTVDLFFRKFHFWDEEVEKTIQGVIRSSLKYMSITLLVLYLIGQFIDIKAILAGAGILGVVIGFAAQQLLKDILLGTVRLTDNEFRVGNFVTFNGTSSGTIEEIGIRFMQIREWSGKLLTIPHGEIRTIQNFNKGRMRVIERITVGYQEDPRRIKELLEAVCKVCNEKYSESLLLLEDGTPEEAFQYVGITDLNPNFKYVGYEFCVVGLVKPEEYFEISRKVRFEMMSLFYDHGVQMPASNLLFQGETGTVQASDS; from the coding sequence GTGAATTTTTTAACGTTTAGCGAAAATATTTTAGAATACATCAACGAATTTTTACTTGTAAGAATCATCATCTTAGCATTTATTTTTTTGGTGATTTCTTACATCATAAATAAAACTGTAGATTTGTTTTTTCGAAAATTTCATTTTTGGGATGAAGAAGTAGAGAAAACTATTCAAGGGGTAATACGTTCTTCTTTAAAGTATATGTCTATAACACTCCTTGTTCTATATTTAATCGGGCAATTTATTGATATCAAAGCGATACTTGCTGGAGCAGGAATTCTAGGGGTCGTCATCGGATTTGCAGCACAGCAGCTGTTAAAAGATATTTTATTGGGCACCGTTCGGTTAACGGATAATGAATTTCGTGTTGGCAACTTTGTAACATTTAACGGAACTAGTTCAGGGACAATTGAGGAAATCGGCATTCGCTTTATGCAAATTAGGGAATGGTCAGGTAAATTGCTGACTATTCCCCATGGAGAAATTAGGACCATTCAGAATTTTAACAAAGGAAGAATGCGTGTAATTGAGCGAATTACAGTCGGCTATCAAGAAGATCCACGCCGGATTAAGGAATTGTTAGAAGCAGTATGTAAAGTTTGTAATGAAAAATATAGCGAAAGTTTATTGCTGCTGGAAGACGGAACACCCGAAGAAGCATTTCAATATGTCGGCATTACGGATTTGAATCCGAATTTTAAATACGTTGGATATGAATTTTGTGTGGTGGGTCTTGTAAAGCCTGAAGAATACTTCGAAATTTCACGAAAAGTTAGATTTGAAATGATGTCTTTGTTTTATGATCATGGTGTACAAATGCCGGCATCTAACTTGTTATTTCAAGGTGAGACAGGAACTGTCCAAGCTTCAGACAGCTAA